In Populus trichocarpa isolate Nisqually-1 chromosome 16, P.trichocarpa_v4.1, whole genome shotgun sequence, a genomic segment contains:
- the LOC18108887 gene encoding UPF0481 protein At3g47200 isoform X2 — translation MEETHILVPENNNWLGSILSVERTETMSQQQGPRIPRVPQIFSGIESNKKCYEPMVVSIGPYYHGKHDGLKEMEKSKQSMVRGFVQQSGKHIEEVYKTVVDVAEEARRCYVEDESFKLVGMTEFTMMMFLDGCFVIQFMYCLLCDHENLKMSSHVSAMVTRDMLLLENQLPFLVLRSLMKLRFEDEGGMKLIKGFIKHIRAMPRQRDSCRKRISKFFRKIIMRGALNLTTPKGLAMEEYYVASHLLELFHMHFVDKDAPVDSSKTTLYRYHPATELRRVGIHFNPSKTSQLTDVQFKPTWLAGRLQIPPLTIDDSTKSILLNLVAYEACLGDNKKLWVTSYICFMDSLIDQPEDVRVLRSQGVLIVTLGSEEEVAKLFNEVANYLVPNPRAFKKVKKDIESHCRHTFKRWILHYKATVYTVIFKYSFIFGLIVSALKYVKVFPAEPLYGVCRLPGNNSTLYP, via the exons ATGGAAGAAACACACATTTTAGTCccagaaaataataattggttGGGATCCATATTGAGCGTTGAGCGGACAGAGACCATGAGCCAGCAGCAAGGGCCTAGAATTCCAAGGGTTCCACAGATATTTAGTGGGATTGAATCGAACAAGAAATGTTACGAACCCATGGTGGTCTCCATAGGTCCTTACTACCACGGGAAGCATGATGGGCTCAAAGAGATGGAGAAGTCTAAACAAAGTATGGTGCGCGGATTTGTGCAACAGAGTGGAAAACACATTGAAGAGGTGTACAAAACCGTGGTGGATGTGGCTGAAGAGGCGAGAAGATGCTATGTTGAGGATGAATCATTTAAACTCGTTGGCATGACCGAATTCACCATGATGATGTTTCTTGATGGTTGCTTTGTTATCCAATTCATGTACTGTCTACTTTGTGACCATGAAAATCTGAAGATGTCTAGTCACGTTTCAGCTATGGTTACACGAGACATGCTCTTACTAGAGAACCAACTCCCTTTTCTAGTCCTCAGGTCATTGATGAAGTTGAGATTCGAAGATGAAGGAGGGATGAAATTGATCAAAGGTTTCATCAAGCACATTCGAGCAATGCCCCGTCAACGAGACTCGTGCAGGAAGAGAATATCAAAGTTCTTCCGCAAAATTATTATGCGAGGAGCATTGAACTTAACTACTCCAAAAGGCCTAGCAATGGAAGAGTACTATGTTGCCAGCCATCTCCTTGAACTCTTTCATATGCATTTTGTTGACAAGGACGCCCCAGTTGATAGTTCAAAGACAACCTTGTATCGTTATCATCCTGCGACGGAGCTTAGAAGGGTGGGAATCCATTTCAATCCTAGCAAAACCAGTCAGCTCACTGATGTCCAGTTCAAACCAACATGGCTAGCTGGGAGACTCCAAATTCCTCCACTAACCATAGACGACTCGACCAAGTCCATACTTTTAAACTTGGTGGCCTACGAAGCATGCCTCGGTGACAATAAAAAACTTTGGGTCACTTCTTACATATGCTTCATGGATTCACTAATTGATCAGCCTGAAGATGTGAGGGTGTTGCGCTCACAGGGTGTACTCATCGTTACCCTCGGAAGTGAAGAAGAAGTCGCGAAACTCTTCAATGAG GTAGCCAATTATTTAGTGCCCAATCCTCGTGCTttcaaaaaagttaaaaaggacATCGAATCACATTGTAGGCACACCTTCAAGCGATGGATCCTTCATTACAAGGCTACGGTTTATACTGTGATTTTTaagtattcttttatttttgggctCATAGTAAGTGCCCTGAAGTACGTGAAAGTGTTTCCAGCGGAACCCCTATATGGTGTCTGCAGATTGCCAGGCAATAACAGTACCCTATACCCTTAA
- the LOC7464114 gene encoding L-galactono-1,4-lactone dehydrogenase, mitochondrial, translated as MSRALSLRRSLLHLHHHRPKPLSPTTPPPPKPIQNPFSPLNPARKFCTSPTPTPSTNSEVRKYIGYTALVIFCGAATYYSFPFPGNAKHKKAQLFRYAPLPEDLHTVSNWSGTHEVQTRNFYQPENIEQLEKLVKENNEKKARIRPVGSGLSPNGIGLARSGMVNLALMDKVLEVDKEKRRVRVEAGIRVQELVDGIKEYGLTLQNFASIREQQIGGIVQVGAHGTGARLPPIDEQVISMKLVTPAKGTIEISKEKDPELFYLARVGLGGLGVVSEVTLQCVERQELVEHTFISNMKDIKKNHKKLLSENKHVKYLHIPYTDAVVVVTCNPVSKWKGPPKYKPKYTTDEALQHVRDLFKESLEKYRIAAAKSSDDNEPDINELSFTELRDKLLALDPLNKDHVVKINRAEAEFWRKSEGYRVGWSDEILGFDCGGQQWVSENCFPAGTLAKPSLKDLEFIEKLKQLIEKEEIPAPAPIEQRWTARSQSSMSPASSSAEDDIFSWVGIIMYLPTMDARQRKEITEEFFHYRHLTQVELWDKYSAYEHWAKIEVPKDKDELAALRERLRRRFPVDAYNKARKELDPNKILSNNMLEKLFPLSETN; from the exons ATGTCAAGAGCCCTCTCTCTTAGACGCTCCCttctccacctccaccaccaccgccCAAAACCACTCTCCCCCACAACCCCACCACCCCCAAAACCCATACAAAACCCCTTTTCCCCACTAAACCCAGCTCGCAAATTCTGCACATCCCCTACTCCAACTCCATCAACAAACTCTGAAGTCCGCAAATACATAGGCTACACAGCCCTTGTTATTTTCTGTGGTGCTGCCACTTACTACTCCTTCCCGTTTCCTGGCAACGCAAAACACAAAAAGGCTCAGCTTTTCAGGTATGCTCCATTACCTGAAGACCTTCACACAGTTTCTAACTGGAGTGGAACCCATGAGGTCCAAACCAGAAACTTTTACCAGCCAGAAAATATTGAACAGTTGGAGAAGTTGGTGAAAGAGAATAATGAAAAGAAGGCTCGGATCCGACCTGTTGGGTCCGGGTTGTCTCCAAATGGGATCGGGTTGGCTCGGTCTGGGATGGTGAATTTGGCTCTTATGGATAAGGTTTTGGAGGTGGATAAGGAGAAAAGGAGAGTTAGAGTTGAAGCTGGTATAAGGGTTCAAGAATTGGTTGATGGGATTAAAGAATATGGTCTTACTTTGCAGAATTTTGCTTCCATTAGAGAACAGCAGATTGGTGGCATTGttcag GTTGGTGCACATGGTACTGGTGCCAGGTTGCCACCGATTGATGAGCAGGTGATTAGCATGAAATTGGTTACCCCTGCCAAAGGAACAATAGAGAtttcaaaagagaaagatcCAGAACTATTTTATCTTGCTCGTGTTGGTCTTGGAGGACTTGGAGTGGTTTCTGAAGTTACTTTACAATGTGTGGAGAGACAAGAGCTCGTAGAACACACGTTTATTTCAAACATGAAAGATATCAAGAAAAACCACAA gaaattgCTATCTGAGAATAAGCATGTGAAATACCTGCATATTCCATATACGGacgctgttgtggttgtgacgTGCAACCCTGTCTCAAAATGGAAAGGTCCACCCAAATACAAACCCAAGTATACTACAGATGAAGCCCTACAACATGTTCGTGACCTCTTCAAGGAGTCCCTTGAAAAGTACAG AATTGCTGCTGCTAAATCATCAGATGATAATGAACCAGACATAAATGAGCTTTCATTCACAGAGCTAAGAGATAAACTGCTTGCTCTTGATCCTCTCAACAAAGACCATGTCGTAAAGATTAATCGTGCTGAGGCTGAGTTCTGGAGGAAGTCAGAGGGATATAGGGTGGGATGGAGTGATGAAATTTTGGGCTTTGATTGCGGTGGTCAACAGTGGGTCTCAGAAAATTGTTTCCCTGCTGGTACCCTTGCCAAGCCAAGCTTGAAAGACCTTGAATTCATAGAGAAGCTGAAGCAGCTCATAGAGAAAGAAGAGATACCTGCACCTGCTCCCATAGAGCAGCGATGGACAGCTCGCAGCCAGAGCTCCATGAGCCCAGCCTCAAGCTCAGCAGAGGATGATATATTCTCATGG GTTGGTATTATCATGTATCTTCCTACAATGGATGCCCGCCAAAGAAAGGAAATCACAGAAGAGTTCTTCCATTATAGGCATCTGACTCAGGTGGAGTTGTGGGATAAGTATTCTGCTTATGAACATTGGGCTAAAATCGAG GTTCCGAAGGACAAGGATGAGCTTGCAGCTCTTAGAGAAAGGTTGAGAAGGCGTTTTCCTGTGGATGCATATAACAAGGCAAGGAAAGAATTGGACCCCAACAAGATCCTTTCTAACAATATGCTGGAAAAGCTGTTCCCATTATCggaaacaaattga
- the LOC18106118 gene encoding UPF0481 protein At3g47200, which translates to MSDSTVNNDARSASSKNCQLLIQIMNAEAEGTTHDDNQRKGRHFPKVPLTFRDIQQNSDSYHPSVVSIGPYHHGKEKLKEMEKLKVTYARQFALDNEKPIDQIYREVDAVVSNAKNCYPEDARKNLNDEQFAVMMFLDGCFIVQFLFCLYQQPGNLKMSSHDAALVIKDLFLLENQLPFEVLTELMSFRNRDHKAQMKILTAFCDQVRAFPAGTELKEKITKIFRELQKSITIGNSQGPAPDQPAAHLLELLHNQFCSRTIVSENSEKNSCKNNSQMNWYRYCPAEELRNIGIHFKPSKTGLFTDVQFKRGWLITRSLYIPPLRIDSSTKSLLLNLVAYEACHNKSRVTSYVCFMDSLIDTPRDVQVLRSKGILLNTLGSDELAAELFNQIASHLKPDPYAYIQVKSSIDKEHRKVLKKWLAMWLRVYFNSPWTFIAFVAATFTIILTAIQTYIALFPLKDR; encoded by the coding sequence ATGTCCGACAGTACTGTTAACAATGATGCCCGTTCTGCTTCCTCTAAAAATTGTCAGTTGCTGATACAGATAATGAATGCTGAGGCAGAAGGGACCACTCATGATGACAACCAACGGAAAGGGCGACATTTCCCGAAGGTTCCATTAACGTTTCGTGATATTCAACAAAACAGCGATTCTTACCATCCATCGGTGGTCTCCATTGGTCCCTATCACCATGGGAAGGAAAAACTAAAGGAAATGGAGAAGCTCAAGGTTACATACGCTCGTCAGTTCGCATTAGATAATGAAAAACCCATTGATCAAATATACAGAGAGGTGGACGCAGTGGTAAGCAATGCAAAAAATTGCTATCCAGAAGACGCAAGAAAAAATCTCAACGACGAGCAATTTGCCGTGATGATGTTTCTTGATGGTTGCTTCATTGTCCAATTCCTCTTCTGCCTCTATCAGCAGCCTGGAAATCTGAAGATGAGTAGTCACGATGCTGCTTTGGTAATAAAGGACTTGTTCTTACTCGAGAACCAACTCCCTTTTGAAGTTCTCACCGAATTGATGAGTTTCAGAAACCGGGATCACAAAGCTCAGATGAAAATTCTTACAGCTTTCTGCGATCAAGTTCGTGCCTTTCCTGCTGGAACAGAGCTCAaggaaaagataacaaaaatttTTCGTGAATTGCAAAAATCAATAACGATAGGAAATTCCCAAGGTCCCGCACCTGATCAGCCTGCAGCCCATCTTCTTGAACTTTTACATAATCAGTTTTGCTCCAGAACGATTGTATCAGAAAACTCTGAGAAGAATTCGTGCAAGAACAATTCTCAAATGAACTGGTACCGTTATTGTCCTGCTGAGGAGCTTAGGAACATTGGCATCCATTTCAAGCCAAGCAAGACTGGTCTTTTCACCGATGTCCAGTTCAAACGGGGATGGCTGATCACTCGAAGTCTCTATATTCCTCCATTAAGAATAGATAGTTCTACCAAGTCCTTGCTTTTAAACTTGGTGGCCTATGAAGCATGCCATAATAAATCTCGGGTCACTTCTTACGTATGCTTCATGGATTCATTGATTGATACCCCTAGAGACGTGCAGGTGCTGCGATCGAAGGGCATACTCCTCAACACTCTAGGAAGTGATGAACTAGCCGCAGAACTCTTCAACCAGATAGCCAGCCATTTGAAACCCGATCCTTATGCTTACATTCAGGTTAAATCCAGCATTGACAAGGAGCATAGGAAAGTCCTAAAGAAATGGTTAGCCATGTGGCTGCGAGTTTATTTTAATAGTCCATGGACCTTTATTGCATTTGTTGCTGCAACTTTTACCATCATACTAACTGCCATTCAGACCTATATAGCACTATTCCCTCTCAAGGATCGGTGA
- the LOC7458943 gene encoding lycopene beta cyclase, chloroplastic/chromoplastic, translating into MDTLLKTHNKLEFLPQSHGFSEKLSNLSSIKIQSQQLRFGHKKFRSKRERNGCVKASSNALLELVPETKKENLEFDLPMYDLSKGLVVDLAVVGGGPAGLAVAQQVSEAGLSVCSIDPSPKLIWPNNYGVWVDEFEAMDMLDCLDTTWSGAVVYVDDKTKKDLDRPYGRVNRRQLKSKMLQKCISNGVKFHQTKVIKVIHEESKSLLICNDGVTIQASVVLDATGFSRCLVQYDKPYDPGYQVAYGILAEVEEHPFDVDKMVFMDWRDSHLNNNLELKESNSKIPTFLYAMPFSSDRIFLEETSLVARPGVPMKDIQERMVARLRHLGIKVKSIEEDERCVIPMGGPLPVLPQRVVGIGGTAGMVHPSTGYMVARTLAAAPIVANSIVQYLGSDRSFSGSELSAKVWKDLWPIERRRQREFFCFGMDVLLKLDLPATRRFFDAFFNLEPRYWHGFLSSRLFLPELVLFGLSLFSHASNPSRLEIMAKGTLPLVNMINNLIQDRK; encoded by the coding sequence ATGGATACTCTGTTGAAAACACATAACAAACTTGAATTTTTGCCTCAATCTCATGGGTTTTCAGAGAAATTAAGTAATTTGAGCTCCATAAAGATTCAAAGCCAGCAACTTAGGTTTGGTCACAAGAAATTTCGTTCAAAAAGGGAGAGAAATGGTTGTGTTAAGGCTAGTAGTAATGCACTTTTGGAGCTTGTACCAGAAACCAAGAAGGAAAATCTTGAGTTTGATCTTCCTATGTATGACCTGTCGAAGGGCCTTGTAGTTGACCTTGCAGTTGTGGGGGGTGGTCCTGCTGGGCTTGCAGTTGCGCAGCAAGTTTCGGAGGCAGGGCTCTCAGTTTGTTCTATTGATCCATCTCCCAAATTGATTTGGCCTAATAATTATGGTGTTTGGGTGGATGAATTTGAAGCCATGGATATGCTTGATTGCCTTGATACAACTTGGTCTGGTGCTGttgtatatgttgatgacaAGACAAAGAAAGATCTTGATAGGCCTTATGGGAGGGTTAATAGGAGGCAGCTCAAGTCCAAAATGTTACAGAAATGCATATCTAATGGTGTAAAGTTTCACCAAACTAAAGTCATCAAGGTTATTCACGAGGAGTCCAAATCTCTATTGATTTGCAATGATGGTGTCACAATCCAAGCTTCCGTGGTTCTTGATGCAACTGGCTTTTCTAGATGCCTTGTTCAATATGATAAGCCATATGATCCAGGTTACCAAGTGGCTTATGGAATTTTGGCAGAGGTAGAAGAGCACCCATTTGATGTTGATAAGATGGTTTTTATGGATTGGAGAGATTCACATCTGAACAACAATCTGGAACTAAAAGAGAGTAATAGCAAGATCCCTACTTTTCTCTACGCAATGCCCTTTTCGTCGGACAGGATATTTCTTGAAGAAACTTCCCTCGTAGCTAGGCCTGGAGTACCCATGAAAGATATCCAGGAAAGGATGGTGGCCAGGTTAAGGCACTTAGGTATAAAAGTGAAAAGCATTGAGGAAGACGAGCGTTGTGTCATTCCAATGGGGGGCCCCCTCCCCGTGCTCCCTCAACGAGTTGTTGGAATTGGTGGTACAGCTGGTATGGTGCACCCTTCGACTGGTTATATGGTAGCAAGAACTCTAGCGGCTGCTCCAATTGTTGCTAACTCTATCGTTCAGTATCTTGGTTCTGATAGAAGCTTTTCTGGAAGTGAATTATCAGCTAAAGTTTGGAAAGATTTATGGCCAATAGAGAGGAGGAGACAGAGAGAGTTCTTCTGTTTTGGTATGGATGTTTTGCTTAAGCTTGATTTACCTGCCACAAGAAGattttttgatgcattttttaatCTGGAACCTCGTTATTGGCATGGATTCTTGTCATCTCGACTGTTTCTACCTGAGCTTGTACTCTTTGGGCTCTCACTGTTCTCCCATGCTTCTAATCCTTCAAGGTTAGAGATTATGGCGAAGGGAACCCTTCCTTTGGTTAACATGATCAACAATTTAATACAGGACAGAAAATAG